The Chelonia mydas isolate rCheMyd1 chromosome 3, rCheMyd1.pri.v2, whole genome shotgun sequence genome includes a region encoding these proteins:
- the LOC102942346 gene encoding C-C chemokine receptor type 6 produces the protein MSGVEPNYTEYPDYTFDYDKITSPCDKGEVRNFTKVFLPIAYSIMCVLGLVGNIFVVMTFALYKKTKSMTDIYLFNMAIADILFVLTLPFWAVNYAAEKWIFGDFMCKITRGIYAINFNCGMLLLAFISMDRYIAIVQATKSFKLRARTLAYSRLICLVVWVSSILISSSTFMFSQSYSHAVNETEKICEHRSNTETKGTVLKLLLLGMQLAFGFFIPLLFMVFCYAFIVKTLVKAQNSKRNKAICLIILIVIVFLVCQVPYNMVLLVTAINMGKLNKKCDSEKQIAFARYITETLAFFHCCLNPVLYAFIGVKFRSYFVNMMKDLWCLRYKKYKTKSSKISSDTYHSRQTSEIMSDNVSSFTM, from the exons ATGAGTGGG GTAGAACCCAACTACACAGAATATCCAGACTACACATTTGATTATGATAAAATTACATCACCATGTGACAAGGGGGAAGTCAGAAACTTCACAAAAGTATTTTTGCCAATTGCATACTCAATTATGTGTGTCTTGGGCTTAGTGGGTAACATCTTTGTAGTGATGACCTTTGctttatataaaaaaaccaaGTCTATGACCGATATATACCTCTTCAACATGGCCATAGCAGACATATTGTTTGTTCTCACTCTTCCATTCTGGGCAGTAAATTATGCTGCTGAAAAATGGATCTTTGGTGACTTCATGTGCAAAATTACCAGAGGTATTTATGCAATCAACTTCAATTGTGGTATGCTGCTCTTGGCCTTTATCAGTATGGACCGATACATTGCTATTGTACAGGCAACAAAGTCATTTAAACTTCGGGCTAGAACGCTAGCATACAGTAGACTGATCTGTTTGGTTGTATGGGTATCGTCAATTTTAATTTCCAGTTCCACTTTCATGTTCAGTCAAAGCTACAGCCACGCCGTCAATGAAACAGAAAAGATTTGTGAACACAGATCCAATACAGAGACCAAAGGCACTGTGTTGAAATTATTGCTGCTGGGTATGCAACTTGCATTTGGATTTTTTATCCCTCTGCTGTTTATGGTATTTTGCTATGCATTCATTGTCAAAACCTTGGTGAAAGCTCAGAATTCCAAAAGAAACAAAGCAATATGTCTGATTATATTAATTGTCATTGTTTTCCTGGTTTGTCAAGTACCATATAACATGGTTCTTCTTGTGACTGCCATAAATATgggtaaattaaataaaaagtgtGATAGTGAAAAGCAAATAGCGTTTGCAAGGTACATTACAGAAACCCTGGCCTTCTTCCATTGTTGTTTGAACCCAGTGCTCTACGCATTTATTGGGGTGAAATTTAGAAGTTACTTTGTGAATATGATGAAGGATCTGTGGTGCCTGAGATACAAGAAATACAAGACCAAGAGTTCAAAGATAAGTTCTGATACCTATCACTCAAGGCAGACAAGTGAAATTATGAGTGACAATGTGTCATCCTTTACTATGTAA